A single Anabas testudineus chromosome 10, fAnaTes1.2, whole genome shotgun sequence DNA region contains:
- the nup98 gene encoding nuclear pore complex protein Nup98-Nup96 isoform X1 has translation MFNKSFGTPFGGGTGGFGTSSTFGQQNTGFGTTGGFGTSAFGTTTNTGGLFGSTQNKPGGLFGSNTFSQPASSSSTSTGFGFGAPSGTSTSLFGNTGTGTSGGLFSQQNNAFGANKPTSFGSFGTSTSSGGLFGSTNTTSNPFGGTTSLFGGSGFSAAQQPGTTIKFNPPTGNDTMVKAGVTTSINTKHQCITAMKEYENKSLEELRLEDYQAGRKGPTNPMAPGTGGLFGSATPTSSAATGLFGSTAPNTSFSFGQNKSSFGATTGGFGTTTGGLFGQQNQQQAGSLFKPFGQPTTTQSTGFSFGNTNTMGQANTSSMGLFGNTAASQSGGLFGTSQTSTATGFGTGTGLFGQTSTGFGNVGTQQSLFGNKTTGFGTTTTSAPSFGTGLFGNKPALTLGTGTNTSTFGFGANPAGGGLFGNKPATGGLGTGLGTSFGTAVGTGQTSLFGNNQNKLGTTLGTMGTFGTTGFNSGTSTLGFGAPQQPVALTDPNAAAAQQVMLQQQLSVLAYSPYGDSPLFRNPLSDPKKKEERLKPTNPTAQKALTTPTHYKLTPRPATRVRPKALTSSGSSKSQLFDGLDDDEPSLTNGAFIPRKSIKKLVLKNLNSSQYNSPINKETDDLASPLEYPPNGHSLVQEDEELRELAGPSGRADDDPEVTQFYVNPIAKPIPQGRTQTSLQDTIIDLNMHKPARNGLELSSDDVSASLGEESLQEEREEEQHEQQPPHPAGILLTRVGYYTIPSMEDLAEMVDENGECVVENFTVGRKGYGSIFFPGEVNVSGLNLDEIVHFRRKEVIVYPDDKNKPPEGEGLNRRAEVTLDGVWPNDKTTCTQIRSPERLTDMNYEGRLEKASRKQGARFLEYRPETGSWVFEVAHFSKYGLQDSDEEEEVPPKTDPKKLKTMMPLPPSRLQQQLAPSQQQVAPQAQSTSVVDLAGSMAELDSDMADITQGFPTESMLGGEDEGDLLVVDMDTTGGKLGGLISAEHVGVSASSQIVSALGINPHTLQIMKASLFAEDDEESDMFHDQGVMKVATDVSSPRIVLPGTQGRPSVGGLLQTRFTSGLLSQLSDSPRAPLPPPSLSRASPAAVEPPRSIQWAPPGPSSFLLPPRAPEPAIRTVGVRRLGGPVPLKESVTLGKGRLLMDAALFAGRSFRVGWGPGWTLAHCGQQLSSLPSKLLDHQELTSKTDFSFLPKPARNKPLIESPYKVVLEKLVALEPLAVKTSEREDEEESQAVLQRPLEICLKHSTVSTTDAACPLIRPQLGVAALHDYAEWITELREKQGDADPLLGYWAEVWTLCEALWGRLGPAHQDPDMETSSDYEQQLERRRTFSAWLSCGAICRVEEEVALAGKGHHTEAIFSYLTGNRISEACRLAQKEGDHRLSLLLSQGMGSQYCRDLLALQLADWNRMQTDSYLPEERLRIFALLAGKPVWQSSDAVVNVCSQLDWKRCVAIHLWFVLPPTASVADALSKYEASFQGSCEGGKYACAPLPPYLETEQPDLEEEEEEEEEESKRPLYDLCFHLLKLYSDRHYSLQQLLDPLTITWERLDYRLSWHLWGVLQALHYTHLSTSRQGLLHASYAAQLESVGLWHMAVFILLHIPDHTQRERAVKELLTLHCPLKETEETLQRERFLTERLLIPDQWIHEAKATRARRDADRQQEALHLYRAGYWNQCHRLLIQHLASDCIINDNHDYLLEFLEGLAVPEHSATIQDWDTAGRVYLDYIRVIKTLQKIQQMENAGYELERLYTDVTSLCSRIELLPCSTARDRLAQSEMAKRVSNILRVVLSLQQGDAASDSLSIPLVQMAPHITRLPMPEDYTLEELRALTQSYLRQLIVSQ, from the exons CGACCTTTGGACAGCAGA ACACAGGTTTTGGGACGACAGGAGGCTTTGGAACGTCTGCATTTGGGACGACTACCAACACTGGAGGACTGTTTGGTTCAACACAGAATAAACCTG GTGGTCTCTTTGGCTCCAACACTTTCAGCCAGCCggcttcctcttcctccaccagCACCGGTTTTGGCTTTGGTGCACCGAGCGGCACTTCCACCAGCTTGTTTGGCAACACAGGCACAGGAACCAGCGGCGGACTCTTCTCTCAGCAGAACAATGCCTTTGGTGCCAACAAACCCACATCTTTTGGAA GCTTCGGAACGAGCACCAGCAGCGGCGGGCTGTTTGGGTCGACCAACACCACCTCCAACCCCTTCGGTGGAACCACCTCACTGTTTGGAGGCTCAGGGttctctgctgcacagcagcCAGGAACGACTATAAAATTCAAC CCTCCAACAGGTAACGACACAATGGTGAAAGCCGGCGTGACCACAAGCATCAACACCAAACACCAGTGCATCACAGCCATGAAGGAGTATGAGAACAAATCACTAGAG GAATTGAGGCTTGAGGACTACCAGGCAGGCAGAAAAGGCCCGACCAACCCTATGGCTCCGGGGACGGGCGGGCTGTTTGGTTCAGCTACACCCACTTCCAGCGCTGCCACCGGTCTTTTCGGCTCCACGGCCCCCAACACCAGCTTCTCTTTTGGACAGAACAAGAGCAGCTTTGGAGCAA CTACTGGCGGTTTTGGTACGACCACAGGAGGCCTGTTTGGTCAGCAAAACCAGCAACAAGCCGGCAGCCTTTTCAAGCCGTTTGGCCAGCCCACCACCACACAGAGCACCGGCTTCTCATTTGGTAACACCAACACTATGGGACAGGCCAACACCAGCAGCATG GGTTTGTTTGGCAACACAGCAGCGTCTCAGTCGGGGGGGTTGTTTGGCACATCTCAGACCAGCACTGCCACTGGCTTTGGGACAGGCACTGGGCTGTTTGGCCAAACCAGCACCGGATTTGGAAACGTTGGTACACAG CAGAGTTTGTTTGGAAATAAGACGACTGGGTTcggcaccaccaccaccagtgCCCCGTCCTTTGGCACCGGGCTGTTTGGCAATAAGCCTGCCCTCACGCTGGGAACTGGAACCAACACCTCCACCTTCG gttttGGGGCAAACCCTGCTGGTGGGGGTCTGTTTGGGAACAAGCCTGCCACGGGAGGTCTGGGAACTGGACTAGGAACCAGCTTTGGAACAG CAGTGGGCACAGGACAGACGTCTCTGTTTGGGAATAACCAGAACAAACTGGGCACCACACTGGGAACTATGGGAACGTTTGGGACGACTGGATTCAACAGTGGAACCAGCACGCTTGGATTTGGAGCTCCTCAGCAACCTGTTG CTCTCACTGATCCAAATGCAGCAGCTGCCCAACAGGTCatgcttcagcagcagctcagcgTCTTGGCATATTCACCATACGGAGACTCGCCACTGTTCAGAAACCCGCTGTCAGACCCCaagaaaaaagaggag CGTCTAAAACCAACCAATCCAACAGCCCAGAAGGCCCTGACCACGCCCACCCACTACAAGCTGACTCCTCGACCTGCAACCAGAGTGAGACCCAAAGCTCTGACGTCATCTGGCTCCTCCAAGTCACAGCTTTTCGACGGGCTGGACGATGATGAGCCATCACTAACCAACGGAGCCTTTATACCCAG AAAGAGCATCAAGAAACTTGTGCTGAAGAACTTGAACAGCAGTCAGTACAACAGCCCAATCAACAAAGAAACAGACGACCTTGCATCACCATTGGAATATCCACCAAACGGACACAG CCTTGTGCAGGAGGACGAGGAGCTGAGGGAGCTGGCAGGTCCCAGCGGTCGGGCTGACGACGACCCTGAGGTCACCCAGTTCTACGTCAACCCCATTGCCAAGCCGATCCCACAGGGCCGCACTCAGACCAGCCTGCAGGACACCATCATTGACCTCAACATGCACAAACCAGCCAGAAATGGCCTGGAG cTGAGCAGCGATGATGTGTCTGCATCTTTGGGGGAGGAGTctctgcaggaggagagagaggaggagcagcacgAGCAACAGCCTCCTCACCCTGCAG GCATCCTCCTGACCCGTGTTGGTTATTACACCATCCCGTCCATGGAGGATCTGGCCGAGATGGTGGATGAAAACGGAGAATGTGTTGTGGAAAACTTCACTGTTGGCAGAAAAG GCTACGGTTCCATCTTCTTCCCTGGGGAGGTGAATGTTTCGGGTCTGAACCTCGATGAGATCGTCCACTTCAGACGCAAAGAAGTCATCGTGTATCCGGATGACAAGAACAAGCCGCCAGAAGGAGAGGGGCTAAACAG GCGAGCGGAGGTAACTCTGGACGGCGTTTGGCCAAATGACAAGACGACCTGCACTCAGATCAGGAGCCCTGAGCGTCTGACTGACATGAACTACGAGGGTCGGCTGGAAAAAGCCTCTCGCAAACAGGGAGCTCGTTTCTTGGAGTACAGACCTGAGACCGGATCCTGGGTGTTCGAG gtGGCCCATTTCTCCAAATATGGCCTTCAAGATTcagacgaggaggaggaagtcCCACCCAAAACTGACCCCAAGAAGCTAAAGACGATGATGCCCCTGCCTCCGtccaggctgcagcagcaacttGCTCCCTCTCAGCAGCAGGTGGCGCCACAGGCTCAG TCCACGTCTGTCGTGGATCTTGCAGGCAGCATGGCAGAGTTGGACAGTGATATGGCCGATATCACGCAGGGCTTCCCGACAGAGAGCATGCTTGGAGGAGAGGACGAAGGCGACCTCCTGGTGGTGGACATGGACACGACTGGTGGGAAGCTCGGGGGTTTGATCTCTGCGGAGCACGTAGGCGTCTCTGCCTCCAGCCAGATAGTGTCAGCATTGGGGATCAATCCTCACACCCTTCAG attATGAAGGCGTCACTGTTTgctgaggatgatgaagagagTGACATGTTTCACGATCAGGGAGTGATGAAGGTTGCCACTGATGTTTCGTCTCCTCGCATTGTCTTACCAGGAACTCAGGGACGTCCCTCCG TGGGGGGTCTCCTTCAGACTCGTTTTACCTCCGGACTCCTCTCTCAGCTCTCCGATTCTCCCcgtgctcctcttcctcctccttctctgtccCGGGCATCTCCAGCTGCAGTCGAACCCCCCCGGTCAATACAGTGGGCGCCTCCGGGCCCCTCCTCATTCCTTCTGCCTCCTCGAGCTCCAGAACCTGCGATCAGGACGGTTGGGGTCCGTCGGCTGGGTGGCCCCGTCCCCCTCAAAGAGTCGGTGACTCTGGGGAAG GGACGGTTGTTGATGGATGCTGCGCTGTTTGCCGGACGATCCTTTCGAGTGGGGTGGGGTCCTGGCTGGACACTGGCACACTGTGGACAGCAGCTGAGCTCACTGCCCTCTAAACTGCTCGACCACCAAGAACTGACCTCCAAGACCGATTTCAGCTTCCTGCCAAAACCTGCGAGAAACAAACC ACTGATAGAAAGCCCCTATAAGGTGGTGTTAGAGAAGCTTGTGGCTCTGGAGCCTCTGGCAGTGAAAACCAGTGAGcgggaggatgaagaagagagCCAGGCAGTGCTGCAACGCCCCCTAGAGATCTGTTTGAAGCACAGCACCGTCAGCACCACAGACGCCGCCTGCCCTCTGATCCGACCGCAGCTCGGCGTGGCAGCGCTGCACGACTACGCAGAGTGGATCACCGAACTGAGGGAAAAGCAGGGTGATGCCGACC ccCTCCTGGGTTACTGGGCTGAGGTCTGGACCCTGTGTGAGGCTCTGTGGGGTCGACTGGGCCCTGCACACCAGGACCCAGACATGGAAACGTCAAGCGACtatgagcagcagctggagaggaGGCGGACCTTCTCGGCCTGGCTTTCCTGTGGCGCCATCTGCAGGGTGGAAGAAGAGGTGGCTCTGGCAGGGAAAGGCCACCACACGGAGGCCATCTTCAGCTACCTGACAGGCAACCGCATCAGTGAGGCGTGTAGACTCGCACAGAAGGAAG GAGACCACCGtctgtccctgctgctgtctcAGGGCATGGGTTCTCAGTACTGCCGGGACCTGCTGGCCCTTCAGCTCGCGGACTGGAACCGCATGCAGACTGACAGCTACTTACCTGAGGAACGACTTCGCATCTTCGCTCTGCTCGCCGGAAAACCT GTGTGGCAGTCGTCTGATGCTGTCGTAAACGTGTGCTCTCAGCTGGACTGGAAACGCTGCGTGGCCATCCACCTCTGGTTCGTGTTGCCTCCGACCGCCTCTGTGGCCGACGCCCTCTCCAAATACGAAGCTTCCTTCCAG GGCTCATGTGAGGGGGGGAAGTACGCCTGTGCGCCTTTGCCCCCGTACCTGGAGACAGAGCAGCCagacctggaggaggaggaggaggaggaggaggaagagtctAAACGACCGCTGTACGACCTCTGCTTCCACCTACTCAAACTCTACAGTGACAG ACACTAcagcctgcagcagctgttggaCCCTCTCACGATCACCTGGGAGCGTCTGGATTACCGTCTCAGCTGGCACCTGTGGGGTGTCCTGCAGGCGCTGCACTACACCCACCTGAGCACCTCGCGGCAGGGACTCCTCCACGCCAGCTACGCCGCACAGCTGGAGAGCGTTGGCTTGTGGCACATGGCCGTCTTTATCCTGCTGCACATCCCAGACCACAC TCAGCGGGAGCGAGCGGTGAAGGAGCTGCTGACCCTCCACTGCCCCCTGAAGGAGACGGAGGAGACCCTCCAGAGGGAGCGTTTCCTAACCGAGAGACTGCTGATCCCAGATCAGTGGATCCATGAGGCGAAGGCCACGCGAGCCCGCAGAGATGCTGACAGACAACAGGAAGCTCTGCACCTGTACCGGGCCGGATACTGGAACCAGTGCCACCGGCTGCTGATCCAGCACCTGGCTTCAG ACTGTATCATCAACGATAACCACGACTACCTGCTCGAGTTCCTGGAGGGGCTGGCAGTCCCTGAACACAGCGCCACCATCCAGGACTGGGACACTGCAGGGAGGGTCTACCTAGACTACATTAGGGTCATAAAGACTCTGCAGAAAATCCAGCAG ATGGAAAACGCCGGCTACGAGCTGGAGCGTCTCTACACAGACGTGACGTCTCTGTGCAGCAGGATCGAGCTGCTGCCCTGCAGCACGGCCAGAGACCGGCTCGCTCAGTCAG AAATGGCGAAGCGTGTGTCCAACATCCTGCGGGTGGTGCTGAGCCTGCAGCAGGGCGACGCAGCGTCCGACTCCCTCAGCATCCCACTCGTCCAGATGGCGCCGCACATCACCCGCCTGCCGATGCCGGAGGACTACACGCTGGAGGAGCTGCGAGCCCTCACACAGTCGTACCTGCGACAGCTCATCGTCAGCCAATGA
- the nup98 gene encoding nuclear pore complex protein Nup98-Nup96 isoform X2 gives MFNKSFGTPFGGGTGGFGTSSTFGQQNTGFGTTGGFGTSAFGTTTNTGGLFGSTQNKPGGLFGSNTFSQPASSSSTSTGFGFGAPSGTSTSLFGNTGTGTSGGLFSQQNNAFGANKPTSFGSFGTSTSSGGLFGSTNTTSNPFGGTTSLFGGSGFSAAQQPGTTIKFNPPTGNDTMVKAGVTTSINTKHQCITAMKEYENKSLEELRLEDYQAGRKGPTNPMAPGTGGLFGSATPTSSAATGLFGSTAPNTSFSFGQNKSSFGATTGGFGTTTGGLFGQQNQQQAGSLFKPFGQPTTTQSTGFSFGNTNTMGQANTSSMGLFGNTAASQSGGLFGTSQTSTATGFGTGTGLFGQTSTGFGNVGTQQSLFGNKTTGFGTTTTSAPSFGTGLFGNKPALTLGTGTNTSTFGFGANPAGGGLFGNKPATGGLGTGLGTSFGTVGTGQTSLFGNNQNKLGTTLGTMGTFGTTGFNSGTSTLGFGAPQQPVALTDPNAAAAQQVMLQQQLSVLAYSPYGDSPLFRNPLSDPKKKEERLKPTNPTAQKALTTPTHYKLTPRPATRVRPKALTSSGSSKSQLFDGLDDDEPSLTNGAFIPRKSIKKLVLKNLNSSQYNSPINKETDDLASPLEYPPNGHSLVQEDEELRELAGPSGRADDDPEVTQFYVNPIAKPIPQGRTQTSLQDTIIDLNMHKPARNGLELSSDDVSASLGEESLQEEREEEQHEQQPPHPAGILLTRVGYYTIPSMEDLAEMVDENGECVVENFTVGRKGYGSIFFPGEVNVSGLNLDEIVHFRRKEVIVYPDDKNKPPEGEGLNRRAEVTLDGVWPNDKTTCTQIRSPERLTDMNYEGRLEKASRKQGARFLEYRPETGSWVFEVAHFSKYGLQDSDEEEEVPPKTDPKKLKTMMPLPPSRLQQQLAPSQQQVAPQAQSTSVVDLAGSMAELDSDMADITQGFPTESMLGGEDEGDLLVVDMDTTGGKLGGLISAEHVGVSASSQIVSALGINPHTLQIMKASLFAEDDEESDMFHDQGVMKVATDVSSPRIVLPGTQGRPSVGGLLQTRFTSGLLSQLSDSPRAPLPPPSLSRASPAAVEPPRSIQWAPPGPSSFLLPPRAPEPAIRTVGVRRLGGPVPLKESVTLGKGRLLMDAALFAGRSFRVGWGPGWTLAHCGQQLSSLPSKLLDHQELTSKTDFSFLPKPARNKPLIESPYKVVLEKLVALEPLAVKTSEREDEEESQAVLQRPLEICLKHSTVSTTDAACPLIRPQLGVAALHDYAEWITELREKQGDADPLLGYWAEVWTLCEALWGRLGPAHQDPDMETSSDYEQQLERRRTFSAWLSCGAICRVEEEVALAGKGHHTEAIFSYLTGNRISEACRLAQKEGDHRLSLLLSQGMGSQYCRDLLALQLADWNRMQTDSYLPEERLRIFALLAGKPVWQSSDAVVNVCSQLDWKRCVAIHLWFVLPPTASVADALSKYEASFQGSCEGGKYACAPLPPYLETEQPDLEEEEEEEEEESKRPLYDLCFHLLKLYSDRHYSLQQLLDPLTITWERLDYRLSWHLWGVLQALHYTHLSTSRQGLLHASYAAQLESVGLWHMAVFILLHIPDHTQRERAVKELLTLHCPLKETEETLQRERFLTERLLIPDQWIHEAKATRARRDADRQQEALHLYRAGYWNQCHRLLIQHLASDCIINDNHDYLLEFLEGLAVPEHSATIQDWDTAGRVYLDYIRVIKTLQKIQQMENAGYELERLYTDVTSLCSRIELLPCSTARDRLAQSEMAKRVSNILRVVLSLQQGDAASDSLSIPLVQMAPHITRLPMPEDYTLEELRALTQSYLRQLIVSQ, from the exons CGACCTTTGGACAGCAGA ACACAGGTTTTGGGACGACAGGAGGCTTTGGAACGTCTGCATTTGGGACGACTACCAACACTGGAGGACTGTTTGGTTCAACACAGAATAAACCTG GTGGTCTCTTTGGCTCCAACACTTTCAGCCAGCCggcttcctcttcctccaccagCACCGGTTTTGGCTTTGGTGCACCGAGCGGCACTTCCACCAGCTTGTTTGGCAACACAGGCACAGGAACCAGCGGCGGACTCTTCTCTCAGCAGAACAATGCCTTTGGTGCCAACAAACCCACATCTTTTGGAA GCTTCGGAACGAGCACCAGCAGCGGCGGGCTGTTTGGGTCGACCAACACCACCTCCAACCCCTTCGGTGGAACCACCTCACTGTTTGGAGGCTCAGGGttctctgctgcacagcagcCAGGAACGACTATAAAATTCAAC CCTCCAACAGGTAACGACACAATGGTGAAAGCCGGCGTGACCACAAGCATCAACACCAAACACCAGTGCATCACAGCCATGAAGGAGTATGAGAACAAATCACTAGAG GAATTGAGGCTTGAGGACTACCAGGCAGGCAGAAAAGGCCCGACCAACCCTATGGCTCCGGGGACGGGCGGGCTGTTTGGTTCAGCTACACCCACTTCCAGCGCTGCCACCGGTCTTTTCGGCTCCACGGCCCCCAACACCAGCTTCTCTTTTGGACAGAACAAGAGCAGCTTTGGAGCAA CTACTGGCGGTTTTGGTACGACCACAGGAGGCCTGTTTGGTCAGCAAAACCAGCAACAAGCCGGCAGCCTTTTCAAGCCGTTTGGCCAGCCCACCACCACACAGAGCACCGGCTTCTCATTTGGTAACACCAACACTATGGGACAGGCCAACACCAGCAGCATG GGTTTGTTTGGCAACACAGCAGCGTCTCAGTCGGGGGGGTTGTTTGGCACATCTCAGACCAGCACTGCCACTGGCTTTGGGACAGGCACTGGGCTGTTTGGCCAAACCAGCACCGGATTTGGAAACGTTGGTACACAG CAGAGTTTGTTTGGAAATAAGACGACTGGGTTcggcaccaccaccaccagtgCCCCGTCCTTTGGCACCGGGCTGTTTGGCAATAAGCCTGCCCTCACGCTGGGAACTGGAACCAACACCTCCACCTTCG gttttGGGGCAAACCCTGCTGGTGGGGGTCTGTTTGGGAACAAGCCTGCCACGGGAGGTCTGGGAACTGGACTAGGAACCAGCTTTGGAACAG TGGGCACAGGACAGACGTCTCTGTTTGGGAATAACCAGAACAAACTGGGCACCACACTGGGAACTATGGGAACGTTTGGGACGACTGGATTCAACAGTGGAACCAGCACGCTTGGATTTGGAGCTCCTCAGCAACCTGTTG CTCTCACTGATCCAAATGCAGCAGCTGCCCAACAGGTCatgcttcagcagcagctcagcgTCTTGGCATATTCACCATACGGAGACTCGCCACTGTTCAGAAACCCGCTGTCAGACCCCaagaaaaaagaggag CGTCTAAAACCAACCAATCCAACAGCCCAGAAGGCCCTGACCACGCCCACCCACTACAAGCTGACTCCTCGACCTGCAACCAGAGTGAGACCCAAAGCTCTGACGTCATCTGGCTCCTCCAAGTCACAGCTTTTCGACGGGCTGGACGATGATGAGCCATCACTAACCAACGGAGCCTTTATACCCAG AAAGAGCATCAAGAAACTTGTGCTGAAGAACTTGAACAGCAGTCAGTACAACAGCCCAATCAACAAAGAAACAGACGACCTTGCATCACCATTGGAATATCCACCAAACGGACACAG CCTTGTGCAGGAGGACGAGGAGCTGAGGGAGCTGGCAGGTCCCAGCGGTCGGGCTGACGACGACCCTGAGGTCACCCAGTTCTACGTCAACCCCATTGCCAAGCCGATCCCACAGGGCCGCACTCAGACCAGCCTGCAGGACACCATCATTGACCTCAACATGCACAAACCAGCCAGAAATGGCCTGGAG cTGAGCAGCGATGATGTGTCTGCATCTTTGGGGGAGGAGTctctgcaggaggagagagaggaggagcagcacgAGCAACAGCCTCCTCACCCTGCAG GCATCCTCCTGACCCGTGTTGGTTATTACACCATCCCGTCCATGGAGGATCTGGCCGAGATGGTGGATGAAAACGGAGAATGTGTTGTGGAAAACTTCACTGTTGGCAGAAAAG GCTACGGTTCCATCTTCTTCCCTGGGGAGGTGAATGTTTCGGGTCTGAACCTCGATGAGATCGTCCACTTCAGACGCAAAGAAGTCATCGTGTATCCGGATGACAAGAACAAGCCGCCAGAAGGAGAGGGGCTAAACAG GCGAGCGGAGGTAACTCTGGACGGCGTTTGGCCAAATGACAAGACGACCTGCACTCAGATCAGGAGCCCTGAGCGTCTGACTGACATGAACTACGAGGGTCGGCTGGAAAAAGCCTCTCGCAAACAGGGAGCTCGTTTCTTGGAGTACAGACCTGAGACCGGATCCTGGGTGTTCGAG gtGGCCCATTTCTCCAAATATGGCCTTCAAGATTcagacgaggaggaggaagtcCCACCCAAAACTGACCCCAAGAAGCTAAAGACGATGATGCCCCTGCCTCCGtccaggctgcagcagcaacttGCTCCCTCTCAGCAGCAGGTGGCGCCACAGGCTCAG TCCACGTCTGTCGTGGATCTTGCAGGCAGCATGGCAGAGTTGGACAGTGATATGGCCGATATCACGCAGGGCTTCCCGACAGAGAGCATGCTTGGAGGAGAGGACGAAGGCGACCTCCTGGTGGTGGACATGGACACGACTGGTGGGAAGCTCGGGGGTTTGATCTCTGCGGAGCACGTAGGCGTCTCTGCCTCCAGCCAGATAGTGTCAGCATTGGGGATCAATCCTCACACCCTTCAG attATGAAGGCGTCACTGTTTgctgaggatgatgaagagagTGACATGTTTCACGATCAGGGAGTGATGAAGGTTGCCACTGATGTTTCGTCTCCTCGCATTGTCTTACCAGGAACTCAGGGACGTCCCTCCG TGGGGGGTCTCCTTCAGACTCGTTTTACCTCCGGACTCCTCTCTCAGCTCTCCGATTCTCCCcgtgctcctcttcctcctccttctctgtccCGGGCATCTCCAGCTGCAGTCGAACCCCCCCGGTCAATACAGTGGGCGCCTCCGGGCCCCTCCTCATTCCTTCTGCCTCCTCGAGCTCCAGAACCTGCGATCAGGACGGTTGGGGTCCGTCGGCTGGGTGGCCCCGTCCCCCTCAAAGAGTCGGTGACTCTGGGGAAG GGACGGTTGTTGATGGATGCTGCGCTGTTTGCCGGACGATCCTTTCGAGTGGGGTGGGGTCCTGGCTGGACACTGGCACACTGTGGACAGCAGCTGAGCTCACTGCCCTCTAAACTGCTCGACCACCAAGAACTGACCTCCAAGACCGATTTCAGCTTCCTGCCAAAACCTGCGAGAAACAAACC ACTGATAGAAAGCCCCTATAAGGTGGTGTTAGAGAAGCTTGTGGCTCTGGAGCCTCTGGCAGTGAAAACCAGTGAGcgggaggatgaagaagagagCCAGGCAGTGCTGCAACGCCCCCTAGAGATCTGTTTGAAGCACAGCACCGTCAGCACCACAGACGCCGCCTGCCCTCTGATCCGACCGCAGCTCGGCGTGGCAGCGCTGCACGACTACGCAGAGTGGATCACCGAACTGAGGGAAAAGCAGGGTGATGCCGACC ccCTCCTGGGTTACTGGGCTGAGGTCTGGACCCTGTGTGAGGCTCTGTGGGGTCGACTGGGCCCTGCACACCAGGACCCAGACATGGAAACGTCAAGCGACtatgagcagcagctggagaggaGGCGGACCTTCTCGGCCTGGCTTTCCTGTGGCGCCATCTGCAGGGTGGAAGAAGAGGTGGCTCTGGCAGGGAAAGGCCACCACACGGAGGCCATCTTCAGCTACCTGACAGGCAACCGCATCAGTGAGGCGTGTAGACTCGCACAGAAGGAAG GAGACCACCGtctgtccctgctgctgtctcAGGGCATGGGTTCTCAGTACTGCCGGGACCTGCTGGCCCTTCAGCTCGCGGACTGGAACCGCATGCAGACTGACAGCTACTTACCTGAGGAACGACTTCGCATCTTCGCTCTGCTCGCCGGAAAACCT GTGTGGCAGTCGTCTGATGCTGTCGTAAACGTGTGCTCTCAGCTGGACTGGAAACGCTGCGTGGCCATCCACCTCTGGTTCGTGTTGCCTCCGACCGCCTCTGTGGCCGACGCCCTCTCCAAATACGAAGCTTCCTTCCAG GGCTCATGTGAGGGGGGGAAGTACGCCTGTGCGCCTTTGCCCCCGTACCTGGAGACAGAGCAGCCagacctggaggaggaggaggaggaggaggaggaagagtctAAACGACCGCTGTACGACCTCTGCTTCCACCTACTCAAACTCTACAGTGACAG ACACTAcagcctgcagcagctgttggaCCCTCTCACGATCACCTGGGAGCGTCTGGATTACCGTCTCAGCTGGCACCTGTGGGGTGTCCTGCAGGCGCTGCACTACACCCACCTGAGCACCTCGCGGCAGGGACTCCTCCACGCCAGCTACGCCGCACAGCTGGAGAGCGTTGGCTTGTGGCACATGGCCGTCTTTATCCTGCTGCACATCCCAGACCACAC TCAGCGGGAGCGAGCGGTGAAGGAGCTGCTGACCCTCCACTGCCCCCTGAAGGAGACGGAGGAGACCCTCCAGAGGGAGCGTTTCCTAACCGAGAGACTGCTGATCCCAGATCAGTGGATCCATGAGGCGAAGGCCACGCGAGCCCGCAGAGATGCTGACAGACAACAGGAAGCTCTGCACCTGTACCGGGCCGGATACTGGAACCAGTGCCACCGGCTGCTGATCCAGCACCTGGCTTCAG ACTGTATCATCAACGATAACCACGACTACCTGCTCGAGTTCCTGGAGGGGCTGGCAGTCCCTGAACACAGCGCCACCATCCAGGACTGGGACACTGCAGGGAGGGTCTACCTAGACTACATTAGGGTCATAAAGACTCTGCAGAAAATCCAGCAG ATGGAAAACGCCGGCTACGAGCTGGAGCGTCTCTACACAGACGTGACGTCTCTGTGCAGCAGGATCGAGCTGCTGCCCTGCAGCACGGCCAGAGACCGGCTCGCTCAGTCAG AAATGGCGAAGCGTGTGTCCAACATCCTGCGGGTGGTGCTGAGCCTGCAGCAGGGCGACGCAGCGTCCGACTCCCTCAGCATCCCACTCGTCCAGATGGCGCCGCACATCACCCGCCTGCCGATGCCGGAGGACTACACGCTGGAGGAGCTGCGAGCCCTCACACAGTCGTACCTGCGACAGCTCATCGTCAGCCAATGA